A genomic segment from Luteibacter aegosomatis encodes:
- a CDS encoding glycosyltransferase family 4 protein, giving the protein MRIGIVTETYAPDVNGVSLTVQALARGLVRKGHGIDLIRPIHPDSPPLADAGMDVLAVEGAAVPRYASLRFGLPSRFRIERRWRAERPDAIYVATEGPLGWSAVSAARRLGIPVATGFHTRFDFYVGHYGFGALTPLVRRYLARFHRRAHVTLVPTGQLAGELNDLGVHDVRVLRRAVDTRRFHPERRDDDLRRAWGADADTPVVLSVGRVAPEKNLHVVIDAYRALARRVPRARCVIVGDGPGRAALEAAHPDVIFAGTRRGDELAAFYASADLFVFPSLTETFGNVVLEAMASGVPVVAYAEAAAREFIRNGQNGIRIAPGNEGGLVERAATLGADLVARRALGLAARASVEGLSPDSVVTEFESIMQSLAEDNVHERTTAVAA; this is encoded by the coding sequence ATGCGAATCGGCATCGTCACCGAGACCTACGCTCCGGACGTCAACGGGGTGTCCCTCACCGTCCAGGCATTGGCCCGCGGACTCGTCCGCAAGGGTCACGGCATCGACCTCATCCGGCCGATCCATCCCGACAGCCCGCCCCTGGCGGATGCCGGCATGGACGTCCTCGCGGTCGAAGGCGCCGCGGTGCCGCGCTACGCGAGCCTCCGCTTCGGCCTGCCTTCCCGCTTCCGCATCGAGCGCCGCTGGCGCGCCGAACGCCCGGACGCGATCTACGTGGCCACGGAAGGCCCCCTGGGCTGGAGCGCGGTGAGCGCCGCGCGCCGCCTCGGCATCCCCGTCGCGACCGGATTCCATACCCGCTTCGACTTCTACGTCGGCCACTACGGCTTCGGCGCGCTCACCCCGTTGGTGCGCCGCTACCTCGCCCGTTTCCATCGCCGCGCGCACGTCACGCTGGTGCCGACCGGCCAGCTCGCCGGCGAGCTCAACGACCTGGGCGTGCACGACGTGCGCGTACTGCGCCGCGCGGTGGACACGCGGCGCTTCCACCCGGAACGCCGCGACGACGACCTGCGTCGCGCCTGGGGCGCCGATGCCGACACGCCGGTGGTACTGAGCGTGGGCCGCGTCGCGCCGGAAAAGAACCTGCACGTGGTGATCGACGCCTACCGTGCCCTGGCCCGCCGCGTGCCGAGGGCGCGCTGCGTCATCGTCGGCGACGGCCCGGGCCGGGCCGCGCTGGAAGCCGCGCATCCGGACGTGATCTTCGCCGGCACGCGACGGGGCGACGAACTGGCCGCGTTCTACGCCAGCGCGGATCTCTTCGTCTTTCCCAGTCTCACCGAAACCTTCGGCAACGTGGTGCTCGAGGCCATGGCGTCCGGTGTGCCGGTGGTGGCCTATGCCGAAGCCGCCGCGCGGGAATTCATCCGCAACGGGCAGAACGGCATCCGCATCGCTCCCGGCAACGAGGGCGGCCTGGTGGAGCGCGCCGCGACGCTGGGCGCCGACCTCGTCGCGCGCCGTGCCCTGGGGCTGGCCGCGCGCGCCTCGGTCGAGGGGCTCTCGCCCGATTCCGTCGTCACCGAATTCGAATCCATCATGCAATCCCTGGCCGAGGACAACGTCCATGAGCGCACGACCGCCGTCGCGGCATAA